A part of Candidatus Electrothrix aestuarii genomic DNA contains:
- a CDS encoding DegQ family serine endoprotease has translation MKQKHVIPRLNTMAFLALCIFLLTAQARAANLDHDIAMLDRSAKAFSSVVRKAGPAVVYIAVEKTSKGLNGQGQLDMFNDPFFEHFFGKKFDRFRQEPSPFKQHEAGSGFLISSEGLILTNNHVVDDADSIRVRLADKREFTASVVGTDPQSDVALIKIDGSNLPTLTLGDSDKLEVGEWVIAIGSPFELSQTVTVGIVSAKGRSRMGISDYENFIQTDAAINPGNSGGPLLNIHGKVVGINTAIFSRNGGNMGIGFAIPINMAKSVEEQLRSNGKVTRGWLGVAIQDMNEDLAQSFGVNKAEGILVAEVTKDSPAEKAGIQQGDILLSLNGTKLIDVADLRNRIAMTTPGNKVNLALIREGRKQELSVAITEQPADFSRATKIRAKKNSSSPLDNMGLTLQDLSDELAQQFGYNKRQGVLITQIAPNSPADSVGIQPGQLIEEVNRVRVHSIAELRNAIKQGKDPKQLLLRIRAGEYSKYVVLRGTKQ, from the coding sequence ATGAAACAGAAGCATGTTATTCCACGACTGAATACAATGGCATTTCTTGCGCTCTGTATTTTTCTGCTGACAGCGCAGGCAAGAGCCGCGAACCTTGACCATGACATAGCTATGCTGGATCGTTCAGCTAAGGCCTTCAGCTCTGTTGTCCGCAAAGCTGGCCCGGCTGTCGTCTACATAGCTGTAGAAAAAACAAGCAAAGGGCTCAATGGTCAAGGCCAGTTAGACATGTTCAACGATCCTTTTTTCGAGCATTTCTTTGGAAAAAAATTTGACCGTTTCCGCCAGGAACCCAGCCCCTTCAAACAACACGAGGCAGGCTCAGGCTTTCTTATTTCCAGCGAGGGCTTAATCCTGACAAATAACCATGTGGTCGATGACGCGGACTCTATACGGGTCAGATTGGCGGACAAACGGGAATTCACAGCCTCTGTGGTCGGCACAGACCCGCAATCCGATGTAGCCCTCATCAAAATCGACGGGAGCAACCTCCCGACCTTGACTTTGGGAGATTCTGACAAACTGGAAGTTGGCGAATGGGTCATAGCCATTGGCAGCCCGTTTGAGCTGAGCCAGACCGTTACCGTCGGGATCGTTTCCGCCAAAGGACGTTCACGAATGGGAATCAGCGACTATGAAAACTTTATTCAAACAGACGCTGCAATCAACCCAGGCAACTCAGGAGGCCCGCTGCTTAATATTCACGGCAAGGTCGTAGGGATAAACACGGCTATCTTTTCTCGCAATGGCGGCAACATGGGGATTGGCTTTGCCATTCCCATCAATATGGCTAAATCTGTCGAGGAACAGTTGCGCAGCAACGGCAAAGTAACACGGGGCTGGCTGGGCGTGGCTATTCAGGATATGAATGAGGACCTTGCCCAATCCTTCGGCGTCAACAAGGCGGAAGGTATACTGGTTGCTGAAGTAACCAAAGACTCACCGGCTGAAAAGGCTGGAATCCAGCAGGGAGACATCCTCCTGTCCCTGAATGGTACCAAACTGATTGATGTTGCGGACCTGCGCAATCGCATCGCGATGACCACTCCAGGCAACAAGGTAAATCTGGCACTTATCAGGGAAGGAAGAAAACAAGAATTATCTGTCGCCATTACCGAGCAACCTGCTGATTTCAGCCGGGCAACGAAAATACGTGCAAAGAAAAACAGCAGCTCGCCTCTTGACAATATGGGCCTGACCCTTCAGGACCTGAGCGACGAACTTGCACAACAGTTCGGTTATAACAAGAGACAAGGTGTCCTCATCACCCAGATTGCCCCTAACAGCCCAGCAGACAGCGTCGGCATTCAACCAGGTCAGCTCATCGAAGAGGTCAACAGGGTACGGGTTCACAGTATTGCAGAGCTCCGCAACGCTATCAAACAGGGAAAAGATCCGAAGCAACTTCTTCTCCGCATTCGGGCAGGAGAGTACAGCAAATACGTGGTACTTCGGGGCACAAAACAATAA
- a CDS encoding rhodanese-like domain-containing protein codes for MNRKKISLLIAMSACFISQPFLSFASSLQDGEKAVAAELKAAIPEEKIKTVDDLYAKWKEMEEGKSNAVIIDIRTASEFESGHIQDSNNVDSGHAYTMPKKIDDPNAEIWVFCRTQHRATYFTGMLYKYGYKNVYLAAGGIKAWAEKGYPLVTKYLGNINVNGYKKKMDEKFQFRENG; via the coding sequence ATGAATAGAAAAAAAATTTCTTTACTCATTGCAATGTCAGCATGTTTTATTTCTCAGCCTTTTTTGTCTTTTGCCTCATCACTTCAAGATGGAGAAAAAGCTGTTGCTGCTGAGCTGAAAGCAGCAATTCCTGAGGAGAAGATTAAAACTGTGGATGATTTGTATGCAAAATGGAAGGAAATGGAGGAAGGAAAAAGCAATGCCGTTATTATTGATATCAGGACTGCATCTGAGTTCGAATCTGGTCATATCCAGGATTCAAATAATGTAGATTCCGGGCATGCTTATACAATGCCTAAAAAGATTGATGACCCGAATGCTGAAATTTGGGTATTCTGCCGAACCCAGCACAGAGCAACTTATTTTACCGGTATGCTTTATAAGTACGGGTATAAAAATGTTTATCTTGCAGCGGGTGGCATTAAAGCATGGGCTGAAAAAGGCTATCCCTTAGTGACCAAATATCTCGGCAACATCAATGTGAATGGATACAAAAAAAAGATGGATGAGAAATTTCAATTCCGTGAAAATGGATAA
- the glnD gene encoding [protein-PII] uridylyltransferase, which yields MSLELHAQRQALEELWEQGLSGHQLLQQHTALVDGCILDHFQASPAVGATRGEIALIALGGYGRRELYPYSDVDLLLLHDRKAKKDMQAVAESILYPLWDAGFDVGHSVRTVKDAIRFAKEDFIFEVSLLDARLLTGSASLYQELLGRYQKKILYGQRQRFVRTMDEMCAERQEKYGTHSYRLEPHIKEGRGGMRDIQAMLWTAKAVFGLPDLDAMQDAGMLSQADRRSFQESWNMLARIRNRLHYVSRRHNDQMHFELQEEMAAAFGYKDRMGMLAVEHFMREVYGHLQTISVVTDLFFEQVQELLGLSEKDKGEQEVERDICIRAKTLRLASTESELAARPGVFMRLFLQAARKGLPVHHSTRRLIARNLHLVDEHFRSSKRVANTFLGLLTGGNNPAPVLEVMLETGLLPAYIREFGAVESLAQHDLYHIYTVDRHQIQTVAELHVLRETEAELFASLSAPHLLYLGALLHDIGKGQRKDHSVLGADLIDEVGQRLGLEEKERDVLAFLVRHHLFLPENALRRDLSDQDFIRDTADLIKESELLTMLYLLSMADSKATGPSAWSAWKASLLSDLFLKVRSCLEAECTTDAHVEQGEEQGATWLLEQVKGLLQDDEPPLRIAAEDLPSDYLISFRPEDVAYHLRLHRDQATALQQKVLLFPEKKQRSWSLLMLCRDRQGLLAKLCGVLALHNLSVLAARIFTWPDGTVVDMLDLAPEAAIAFEEQDWKALEYDLNQAVNYRLDVGRKLYNKLESTIHGRKRQVQQLHHEVVIDNETSARHTVIEVYGADHLGALFQLTQALSDFHLNIHRARVATEVEQLIDIFYVTTEDQKKIENKELLARVENTLLCVVRDGEGDFS from the coding sequence ATGTCTTTAGAACTGCACGCGCAACGGCAGGCCCTGGAGGAGCTCTGGGAACAGGGGCTCAGCGGACATCAGCTGCTTCAGCAGCATACAGCGCTGGTTGATGGATGTATTCTCGACCATTTTCAGGCCTCGCCAGCTGTTGGAGCGACCCGTGGAGAGATTGCGCTGATCGCCTTAGGGGGATACGGTCGCCGGGAACTCTATCCCTATTCTGATGTGGATCTCCTGCTCCTTCATGATCGCAAGGCCAAGAAGGATATGCAGGCCGTGGCAGAGTCTATCCTCTATCCCCTCTGGGATGCGGGATTTGATGTAGGACATAGCGTCCGTACGGTAAAGGATGCAATCCGTTTTGCCAAAGAAGACTTTATTTTTGAGGTCTCTTTGCTGGATGCCCGGCTACTGACCGGTTCGGCGTCCTTATACCAGGAATTATTGGGTCGCTATCAGAAAAAGATCCTCTATGGTCAGCGGCAACGTTTTGTTCGGACAATGGACGAAATGTGTGCTGAGCGGCAGGAAAAATACGGTACCCATTCCTATCGCCTGGAGCCTCATATTAAAGAAGGGCGTGGTGGTATGCGGGATATCCAGGCCATGCTCTGGACGGCAAAAGCGGTTTTTGGTCTCCCGGACCTTGATGCTATGCAGGATGCCGGAATGCTGTCCCAGGCGGATCGCCGCAGTTTTCAGGAATCCTGGAATATGCTGGCCCGAATACGAAATCGGCTCCATTATGTCAGTCGCCGGCATAACGATCAGATGCATTTTGAATTGCAGGAAGAAATGGCAGCAGCCTTCGGTTATAAGGACCGGATGGGGATGTTGGCGGTTGAGCATTTTATGCGTGAGGTCTATGGGCACCTACAAACCATTTCGGTTGTAACAGATCTTTTTTTTGAGCAGGTTCAAGAGCTTCTGGGGCTCAGTGAAAAGGATAAGGGAGAGCAGGAGGTTGAGCGGGATATCTGTATCCGGGCCAAAACCCTGCGCCTGGCAAGTACCGAATCAGAGCTTGCTGCTCGCCCAGGCGTGTTTATGCGTCTTTTCTTGCAGGCTGCACGCAAGGGCTTGCCGGTTCACCATAGCACTCGTCGCCTTATTGCCCGAAACCTCCATTTGGTTGATGAGCATTTTCGTTCTTCCAAGCGGGTTGCAAATACCTTCTTAGGGCTGCTGACTGGAGGGAATAATCCTGCGCCTGTTCTGGAGGTTATGCTGGAAACCGGATTGTTGCCCGCCTATATTCGAGAATTCGGCGCGGTTGAGTCTCTGGCTCAGCACGATCTGTATCATATATATACGGTGGATCGGCATCAGATACAGACAGTGGCTGAGTTACATGTCCTGCGTGAGACAGAAGCAGAGCTTTTTGCTTCTCTTTCTGCTCCGCATTTACTGTATTTGGGAGCTTTGCTCCATGATATCGGCAAGGGACAACGCAAAGATCACTCGGTGTTGGGTGCGGATCTCATCGACGAGGTTGGGCAGCGACTGGGGCTGGAGGAAAAGGAACGTGATGTGCTGGCCTTTTTGGTCCGTCATCATCTCTTTCTCCCGGAAAATGCCCTGCGTCGTGATCTGAGTGATCAGGATTTTATCCGTGATACAGCAGATCTGATCAAAGAGTCCGAGCTGTTGACTATGCTCTATCTTTTATCAATGGCTGATTCCAAGGCGACAGGTCCTTCGGCTTGGTCGGCCTGGAAGGCAAGTCTGCTCAGTGATCTGTTTCTCAAGGTACGTTCCTGTCTGGAAGCAGAGTGTACCACAGATGCCCATGTTGAACAGGGTGAGGAGCAGGGGGCGACTTGGTTGCTGGAGCAGGTTAAGGGGCTGCTTCAGGATGATGAGCCCCCGTTGCGTATAGCTGCTGAGGATTTGCCCTCGGATTATCTGATCAGCTTCAGACCGGAAGATGTGGCGTATCATTTGCGTTTACATCGGGATCAGGCCACAGCCCTTCAGCAGAAGGTTCTGCTTTTTCCAGAGAAAAAGCAGAGGTCCTGGTCTTTGCTCATGCTCTGTCGGGACAGGCAGGGGCTGCTGGCCAAGCTCTGTGGGGTCTTGGCTCTGCATAATCTTTCAGTATTGGCCGCTCGGATTTTTACCTGGCCTGACGGAACCGTGGTGGACATGTTGGATCTGGCTCCTGAGGCGGCAATTGCATTTGAGGAGCAAGATTGGAAGGCCCTGGAGTATGACTTGAATCAGGCGGTTAATTACCGTCTGGATGTAGGGCGGAAGCTGTACAACAAGCTGGAATCGACGATTCATGGGCGGAAACGGCAGGTGCAGCAGCTACACCATGAGGTTGTCATTGATAATGAGACCTCGGCCCGTCATACAGTGATAGAGGTTTATGGTGCAGATCATCTCGGGGCGCTGTTTCAGCTGACGCAGGCCTTGTCTGATTTTCACCTGAATATTCATCGGGCCAGAGTTGCCACGGAAGTGGAGCAGCTTATAGATATTTTCTATGTGACCACGGAAGATCAGAAGAAAATAGAAAATAAAGAGCTGCTTGCCAGGGTAGAAAACACCCTCCTCTGTGTTGTTCGTGATGGGGAAGGGGATTTTTCATAA
- a CDS encoding SPFH domain-containing protein translates to MKSGTHRRGLKAALSIFFFLIILPGCGFVVLLGIFGTNPNTPAGYEGYVFEKPRIFGKGGFRGELKGPSNYGISLWRNEVTNVDFRPQTYPETFKILAKDELNISFRFQSIIKVKPGTIRTVVEDYAGDAFYERYIKEPLRAMVRKHVQYLNSREIKEKRKEIAAAVASDLEEHLKGTPFVLVSSVVGNIDYPPVVTQAVEKKLAAQQLLDEKETQREIAKKDAEIRIEEAKGIAEAQKIINTTLTQNYLQHEAIQAQLQMASSPNHTTVYIPAGANGIPLIGTLNADTSSNATK, encoded by the coding sequence ATGAAGAGCGGAACACATCGTCGCGGCTTAAAGGCTGCTCTATCAATTTTCTTCTTTCTTATCATACTGCCAGGTTGCGGCTTTGTGGTGCTTCTGGGGATATTTGGCACGAATCCGAACACACCAGCCGGGTACGAAGGATATGTTTTTGAGAAACCACGAATATTCGGTAAAGGAGGTTTTCGCGGCGAACTCAAGGGCCCTTCCAATTACGGCATCTCTCTGTGGAGAAATGAGGTGACAAATGTTGATTTTCGCCCCCAGACCTACCCGGAGACCTTTAAAATCCTTGCTAAGGACGAGCTGAATATTTCTTTTCGTTTTCAGTCTATTATTAAAGTAAAACCAGGGACGATCAGGACGGTTGTGGAGGATTATGCAGGAGACGCCTTTTACGAGCGCTACATCAAAGAACCACTCAGGGCAATGGTACGCAAACATGTTCAATATCTGAACAGCCGAGAGATTAAAGAAAAACGCAAAGAGATAGCTGCGGCTGTGGCAAGCGATCTTGAGGAGCATCTTAAAGGGACACCCTTTGTTCTCGTCTCCAGCGTTGTCGGAAATATTGACTATCCTCCTGTGGTCACTCAGGCCGTTGAAAAAAAACTGGCAGCTCAACAATTACTTGATGAAAAAGAGACGCAAAGAGAGATCGCTAAAAAAGACGCAGAAATCCGCATAGAAGAAGCCAAGGGCATTGCTGAAGCGCAAAAAATTATCAACACCACTCTCACGCAAAACTATCTGCAACACGAAGCCATCCAGGCCCAGTTACAAATGGCCTCCTCGCCAAATCACACCACTGTGTACATTCCGGCCGGAGCTAACGGAATCCCGCTGATCGGCACGCTTAATGCCGACACCTCCTCAAACGCTACGAAATAA
- a CDS encoding nucleotide pyrophosphohydrolase, giving the protein MSSSIHSLADLTTAVCEFSEQRDWDQFHTPKNLAMALIVEAAELVEHFQWLSQQQSSAISDDEREAVSLEMADVLIYLVRMAERLDIDLLDAAEKKIKLNGIKYPVDQAKGRSDKYTRYQREETP; this is encoded by the coding sequence ATGTCTTCCTCCATACATTCACTTGCAGACCTGACCACTGCGGTCTGCGAATTTTCCGAACAACGGGACTGGGATCAGTTTCATACTCCGAAGAATCTTGCAATGGCGCTTATTGTTGAAGCAGCCGAGCTGGTCGAGCATTTTCAATGGCTCAGCCAACAACAAAGCAGCGCAATCAGCGATGACGAACGGGAAGCCGTGTCTCTGGAGATGGCGGATGTCCTCATCTATTTAGTACGGATGGCTGAACGCCTGGACATTGACCTCCTTGATGCTGCCGAGAAAAAAATCAAGCTCAACGGCATAAAATACCCTGTGGATCAAGCCAAAGGGAGGTCGGATAAATACACCCGCTATCAAAGAGAGGAAACTCCTTGA
- a CDS encoding aminoglycoside phosphotransferase family protein: MTAECGEALSFFLPHEKEIRKEPLGGGIVNDTWRITLHSGSKYILQRLNLAVFPDPVAVQENLHKVSEHIHSHLPDLSAQLNRYFKPFRLIPHETGVKSYQDSKGAHWRLLTYIEQACALPAISTTHQAEEIGATLGLFHQLLATLPPESLTDPLPGFHDTPLYLAQYDRVLSAPENFEAEDCRERIEQHRKEAFLLENARQQGRISQQLIHADPKVANFLFSLDDHKVISLIDLDTVRPGLLLHDIGDCLRSCCNPLGEEVKSPEDIYFHADFFAAVVKGYLTTAANLLLPGDRALLVDSAWLISFELGLRFYSDYLVKNCYFKVSYPEQNLFRARIQFALARSIARQYDKLCALIQGI; encoded by the coding sequence TTGACCGCAGAATGCGGAGAGGCTCTTTCCTTTTTCCTCCCTCATGAAAAAGAGATACGCAAGGAGCCTCTGGGCGGGGGAATCGTCAATGACACCTGGCGGATCACCCTCCATTCTGGTAGTAAGTACATTCTGCAACGCCTCAACCTAGCTGTTTTCCCCGACCCGGTCGCGGTTCAGGAGAATCTCCATAAGGTGAGCGAACATATCCATAGCCACCTTCCCGACCTCTCGGCGCAGCTCAACAGATACTTCAAACCGTTCCGCCTTATCCCCCATGAAACGGGTGTAAAGAGTTACCAGGACAGCAAGGGTGCTCACTGGCGCTTGCTGACCTATATTGAGCAGGCCTGTGCCCTGCCTGCGATCTCCACCACTCACCAAGCGGAGGAAATCGGAGCAACCTTAGGCCTGTTTCATCAACTTCTTGCCACTCTTCCCCCGGAATCTCTCACAGACCCTCTACCGGGCTTCCATGACACTCCCCTCTATCTTGCCCAATATGATCGGGTGCTCTCCGCACCGGAAAATTTCGAAGCAGAAGATTGCCGCGAACGTATTGAGCAGCACAGAAAAGAGGCCTTTCTTCTGGAGAATGCCCGTCAACAAGGGAGAATCAGCCAGCAGCTCATTCATGCAGACCCCAAGGTGGCCAATTTCCTTTTTTCCTTAGACGACCACAAAGTCATCAGCCTCATTGATTTAGATACGGTGCGTCCCGGCCTCCTGCTCCATGATATCGGTGATTGCCTCCGCTCCTGCTGCAACCCCTTGGGCGAAGAGGTGAAGAGCCCGGAGGATATCTACTTCCATGCGGACTTTTTTGCTGCTGTAGTCAAAGGATACCTGACAACGGCTGCTAACCTTCTTTTACCTGGAGACAGGGCGCTCCTTGTTGACAGCGCCTGGCTGATCAGCTTTGAACTCGGCCTGCGCTTTTATAGCGATTATCTGGTCAAGAACTGTTATTTTAAGGTGAGTTATCCAGAGCAGAATCTTTTCCGGGCTCGAATCCAGTTCGCCTTGGCGCGTTCCATTGCACGGCAATACGATAAGCTCTGTGCATTGATCCAAGGTATCTAA
- a CDS encoding P-II family nitrogen regulator, whose amino-acid sequence MKKVEVIIKPFKVDAVKDALNAIGIKGMTLSEVKGYGRQKGHTEVYRGAEYKVDFLPKIKMEIIVEAEMVDKVIDVVVESARTGKIGDGKVFVLPMEKVVRVRTGETDSEAI is encoded by the coding sequence ATGAAAAAGGTTGAAGTTATTATAAAGCCTTTTAAAGTTGATGCGGTAAAGGATGCCCTGAACGCTATTGGAATCAAGGGGATGACCCTTTCTGAAGTTAAGGGCTATGGTCGTCAGAAAGGACATACGGAAGTTTATCGTGGCGCTGAATATAAGGTAGACTTTCTGCCCAAGATTAAGATGGAGATCATTGTTGAGGCGGAAATGGTGGATAAGGTGATTGACGTGGTCGTAGAGTCTGCGCGCACTGGTAAGATCGGCGATGGCAAGGTCTTTGTTCTACCTATGGAAAAAGTTGTCCGGGTGCGGACTGGGGAAACAGACAGCGAAGCTATCTGA
- a CDS encoding peptidylprolyl isomerase: protein MKITDGKTVIIDYTLSLKNGDIIETTRDDEPVTYVQGTGEVIEGLEQAVAGMEKGSKKDIVLPVDQAFGKHDPEALLEIPKNELPPESLVPETIIHANGPKGQTINGKVVEVKEETVIVDFNHPLAGQELYCAVHIIDVQ from the coding sequence ATGAAAATAACAGACGGAAAGACCGTTATTATTGATTACACCCTAAGCCTGAAAAATGGCGATATCATTGAAACCACAAGGGACGACGAGCCAGTTACCTATGTTCAGGGGACAGGAGAGGTTATTGAGGGACTGGAACAGGCCGTCGCAGGCATGGAAAAGGGGAGCAAAAAAGACATTGTTCTTCCGGTTGATCAGGCCTTTGGCAAACACGATCCAGAGGCCCTGCTTGAAATCCCGAAAAACGAGCTCCCTCCTGAGTCTCTTGTCCCGGAAACCATCATCCATGCGAATGGTCCCAAAGGGCAAACCATTAATGGCAAGGTTGTTGAAGTGAAAGAAGAAACAGTCATTGTGGACTTCAACCATCCCCTGGCTGGCCAGGAGCTCTATTGCGCTGTGCATATCATTGATGTTCAGTAA
- the glnA gene encoding type I glutamate--ammonia ligase — MGCNCNKITREDIMKIIEEQNVHFFRLQFVDILGNMKNVAIPLSQIEKALDGQMMFDGSSIDGFVRINESDMYLKPDFNTFTVLPWRNQNGTNAARIICDVAKADGTPFEGCPRNNLKRVLADAKDMGYTMNVGTEAEFFLFELNEDGTGSTVTHDVAGYFDVDPGDKGINCRREIIETLEAMGFEIEASHHEVAEGQHEVNFKYADALTAADNTVTFKWVVRSIAAEYGLHATFMPKPVFGINGSGMHTNQSLFNLDGTNAFFDEKGPLQLSETAYKYIAGITKNAKGFAAVTNPLVNSYKRLVPGYEAPVYVAWSASNRSALVRIPASRGMGTRTEVRCPDPTCNPYMAFAMMLSSGLDGVKNNLEAPSSVDQDIFSMTPAEKEAAGIDSLPANLKEAIDALKENPIAVEALGEHILENYIANKEQEWDDYRTAVTDWELNAYLNNY; from the coding sequence ATGGGCTGCAACTGCAATAAAATAACTCGTGAAGATATCATGAAAATTATCGAGGAGCAGAATGTACACTTCTTCCGGCTCCAGTTTGTTGATATCCTGGGCAACATGAAAAATGTGGCTATTCCGTTGAGCCAGATTGAAAAAGCCCTGGACGGTCAGATGATGTTCGATGGTTCTTCTATTGATGGTTTTGTTCGCATCAATGAGTCTGATATGTACCTGAAGCCTGACTTCAATACCTTTACTGTTTTGCCTTGGAGAAACCAAAACGGCACCAATGCAGCCCGTATTATCTGTGATGTAGCCAAGGCTGACGGTACTCCTTTTGAGGGTTGCCCGCGTAATAACCTGAAGCGCGTTTTGGCTGATGCCAAAGACATGGGGTACACCATGAATGTAGGAACCGAGGCTGAGTTCTTCCTGTTCGAGCTGAACGAAGACGGAACCGGCAGCACTGTTACCCATGACGTAGCTGGTTACTTTGATGTTGATCCTGGCGATAAGGGTATCAACTGCCGTCGTGAGATCATCGAGACCCTGGAGGCTATGGGCTTCGAGATTGAGGCTTCTCATCACGAGGTTGCAGAAGGGCAGCACGAGGTTAACTTCAAGTATGCTGATGCACTGACAGCTGCTGACAACACCGTGACCTTCAAGTGGGTTGTTCGCTCTATCGCTGCTGAGTATGGTCTGCATGCTACCTTTATGCCGAAACCGGTTTTTGGTATTAACGGTTCCGGTATGCACACCAACCAGTCTCTGTTCAACCTGGACGGCACCAATGCCTTCTTTGATGAGAAAGGTCCGCTGCAGCTTTCTGAGACAGCATATAAGTATATCGCTGGTATTACCAAGAATGCTAAGGGTTTTGCTGCTGTTACCAATCCGCTGGTTAACTCCTATAAGCGACTGGTTCCTGGTTACGAGGCTCCGGTTTATGTTGCATGGTCTGCGTCTAACCGTTCTGCGCTGGTTCGTATCCCTGCTTCTCGCGGCATGGGAACCCGTACAGAGGTACGTTGTCCGGATCCGACCTGTAACCCCTACATGGCCTTCGCTATGATGCTGAGCTCTGGTCTGGACGGTGTGAAGAATAACCTGGAAGCTCCGAGCTCAGTTGATCAGGATATCTTCTCCATGACCCCTGCTGAGAAGGAAGCTGCTGGTATCGACAGCCTGCCTGCAAACCTGAAAGAGGCTATTGATGCGCTGAAAGAGAATCCTATTGCTGTAGAAGCTCTTGGCGAGCATATCCTGGAGAACTATATCGCCAATAAAGAGCAGGAGTGGGATGATTACCGCACCGCAGTTACCGATTGGGAGCTGAATGCTTATCTGAACAACTACTAA